Proteins from a genomic interval of Desulfovibrio sp.:
- the sat gene encoding sulfate adenylyltransferase produces MSKLVAPHGGKGLVCCLLEGKALDDEKKKAAGLKQIEISSRAKGDLIMMGIGGFSPLSGFMNKANWKSVCEKMTLADGTFWPVPVTLDVPAADAKALKVGEEVALVRKGEVMATMKVEEVYEMTEADKKWECELVFKGTGPDSEKFWEVAPNDHPGVKMVLAQNEFNIAGTVKVLSQGEFPEKFPGVYMTPAQLRAKMDERGWQKVAALQLRNPMHRSHEYLAKIGVEVCDGVVIHSLVGSLKPGDIPAEVRVKCIDTLVDKYFVKDFVIQAGYPLDMRYAGPREALLHATFRQNYGINNLLVGRDHAGVGDFYGMFEAQEIFRKIPVPAEEGKRLLCDPLNIDWTFYCKKCDGMASMRTCPHTKEDRVILSGTKLRKMLSEGAEVPDHFGRAEVLVILREYYASLTEKVEIKMQRAASGSTM; encoded by the coding sequence ATGTCCAAACTGGTAGCTCCTCATGGCGGTAAGGGTCTGGTCTGTTGCCTTCTGGAAGGTAAGGCCTTGGATGACGAGAAGAAAAAAGCCGCAGGCCTGAAGCAGATCGAGATTTCTTCCCGCGCCAAGGGCGACCTGATCATGATGGGCATTGGCGGTTTTTCGCCTCTGAGCGGCTTCATGAACAAGGCCAACTGGAAGAGCGTCTGCGAAAAGATGACTCTTGCTGATGGCACCTTCTGGCCCGTTCCCGTTACCCTTGATGTCCCCGCTGCCGACGCCAAGGCCCTGAAGGTCGGCGAAGAAGTGGCCCTGGTTCGCAAAGGCGAAGTCATGGCTACCATGAAGGTCGAAGAAGTCTATGAAATGACCGAAGCCGACAAGAAGTGGGAATGCGAACTGGTCTTCAAGGGCACCGGCCCCGACTCCGAAAAGTTCTGGGAAGTGGCCCCCAACGACCACCCCGGCGTGAAGATGGTTCTGGCCCAGAACGAATTCAACATCGCCGGTACCGTTAAGGTCCTTTCGCAGGGCGAATTCCCCGAAAAGTTCCCCGGCGTGTACATGACTCCTGCTCAGCTGCGTGCCAAGATGGACGAACGCGGCTGGCAGAAGGTTGCTGCTCTTCAGCTGCGCAACCCCATGCACCGCTCGCATGAATACCTGGCCAAGATCGGCGTGGAAGTTTGCGACGGCGTGGTCATCCACTCCCTCGTGGGCTCCCTGAAGCCCGGCGACATCCCCGCCGAAGTGCGCGTGAAGTGCATCGACACCCTGGTTGACAAGTACTTCGTGAAAGACTTCGTCATTCAGGCCGGTTACCCCCTCGACATGCGCTACGCCGGTCCCCGTGAAGCCCTGCTGCACGCCACCTTCCGCCAGAACTACGGCATCAACAACCTGCTGGTTGGCCGCGACCACGCTGGCGTGGGCGACTTCTACGGCATGTTCGAAGCTCAGGAAATCTTCCGCAAGATTCCTGTGCCCGCCGAAGAAGGCAAGCGTCTGCTTTGCGATCCGCTGAACATTGACTGGACCTTCTACTGCAAGAAGTGCGACGGCATGGCCAGCATGCGCACCTGCCCCCACACCAAGGAAGATCGCGTCATCCTGTCCGGCACCAAGCTGCGCAAGATGCTCTCCGAAGGCGCTGAAGTGCCGGATCACTTTGGCCGCGCCGAAGTGCTCGTCATCCTGCGCGAATACTATGCCAGCCTGACCGAAAAAGTCGAAATCAAGATGCAGCGTGCGGCCTCCGGCTCCACCATGTAA
- a CDS encoding RsbRD N-terminal domain-containing protein — MKAIDIFRKHKGEMVRLWTDSVFDTYPFETTGFLRTKDDPFGNPVAHMTKEAAGALYDAVTGEAVEVAQTKKAMDRFIKLRAVQKFSPSQSMAVFSLMKPILREHVMPELVAQGDLAAYLETESRIDSLTLLAFDMYMENREILAESRITEIRNQHAQLARWAQQLEGGNVPTGNDR, encoded by the coding sequence ATGAAAGCAATCGACATCTTTCGCAAACACAAAGGCGAGATGGTGCGTTTATGGACAGACTCTGTATTCGACACCTATCCATTTGAAACCACAGGTTTTCTTCGCACCAAAGACGACCCCTTCGGCAACCCGGTAGCCCACATGACCAAGGAAGCCGCGGGGGCCTTGTATGATGCAGTCACAGGTGAAGCCGTGGAAGTGGCCCAGACTAAAAAGGCCATGGACCGTTTCATCAAGTTGCGGGCGGTGCAAAAATTCTCCCCCAGCCAGAGCATGGCCGTATTCAGCCTCATGAAGCCCATTCTGAGAGAGCACGTCATGCCTGAACTAGTGGCCCAGGGCGACCTGGCTGCCTACCTTGAGACCGAATCGCGCATCGACAGCCTGACTCTTCTGGCGTTTGACATGTATATGGAAAACCGGGAGATTCTGGCTGAGTCGCGCATTACGGAAATACGCAACCAGCACGCCCAACTGGCGCGCTGGGCGCAACAACTGGAAGGCGGAAACGTTCCCACCGGGAACGACCGCTGA
- the dsrM gene encoding sulfate reduction electron transfer complex DsrMKJOP subunit DsrM, whose protein sequence is MFNSLLLVLLIGAIAWAGAAVGLAGLFGVALPYVAVVVFIAGVVWRMVYWAKSPVPFCIPTTGGQEQSLDFIKQAKIDCPSTTWGVVQRMFLEVFCFRSLFRNTVADVREFDPVSNGPRTIYYSSKWLWVFALLFHYCFLLVFIRHFRFFMEPVPSCIRFLESIDGIMQVGSPRFFWTGGLVLIALLFLLGRRIFNQRLRYLSLANDYFPLWLIISIVGSGICLRYFDKTEIAQVKIFVMGLTHFAPVSTTGINALFFTHLTLVCVLLIYFPFSKLMHMPGVFFSPTRNMANNSRRVRHINPWNPPKQYFTYAEYEDTYRDAMAEAGLPLEKQPEKAAE, encoded by the coding sequence ATGTTCAATTCATTACTGCTGGTGCTGCTCATAGGAGCCATCGCCTGGGCGGGAGCGGCCGTGGGGCTCGCGGGCCTGTTCGGCGTGGCGTTGCCTTATGTGGCAGTAGTCGTGTTCATCGCCGGTGTTGTCTGGCGCATGGTGTACTGGGCCAAATCGCCCGTGCCCTTCTGCATCCCCACTACGGGTGGGCAGGAGCAGTCGCTTGACTTCATCAAGCAGGCAAAAATCGACTGTCCCAGCACAACTTGGGGTGTTGTGCAGCGCATGTTCCTGGAAGTGTTCTGCTTCCGTTCGCTGTTCCGCAACACGGTGGCGGACGTGCGGGAATTTGACCCCGTAAGCAACGGGCCGCGCACCATTTATTATTCCTCCAAGTGGCTGTGGGTCTTTGCCCTGCTGTTCCACTACTGTTTCCTGCTTGTTTTCATCCGTCACTTCCGCTTTTTCATGGAACCCGTGCCTTCCTGTATCCGTTTCCTTGAAAGCATCGACGGCATCATGCAGGTGGGTTCGCCCCGCTTTTTCTGGACCGGCGGCCTCGTGCTGATCGCGCTGCTGTTCCTGCTGGGACGCCGCATTTTCAACCAGCGCCTGCGCTATCTTTCGCTTGCCAACGATTACTTCCCCCTGTGGCTGATCATCAGCATCGTGGGTTCCGGTATCTGCCTGCGCTATTTCGATAAGACCGAAATCGCCCAGGTCAAGATTTTCGTTATGGGCCTTACGCACTTTGCGCCGGTGTCCACCACGGGCATCAACGCCCTGTTCTTCACGCACCTTACTCTGGTCTGCGTACTGCTGATTTACTTCCCCTTCTCCAAGCTCATGCACATGCCGGGCGTGTTCTTCAGCCCCACGCGTAACATGGCGAACAATTCTCGCCGCGTGCGCCACATCAACCCCTGGAATCCGCCCAAGCAGTACTTCACCTACGCCGAGTACGAGGATACCTACCGCGACGCCATGGCCGAAGCCGGGCTGCCGCTGGAAAAGCAACCCGAAAAGGCCGCCGAGTAA
- the dsrK gene encoding sulfate reduction electron transfer complex DsrMKJOP subunit DsrK, with amino-acid sequence MAKLPTPQMLVSSRPAFPDQDWLDTKPEFTPGSFCYPAKQETMELLHMPNPHEWDPAAEDWNMPENWEQILCDAFEERLEKHRSLKLFMDICVRCGACADKCHFFLGTNDPKNMPVLRAELLRSLYRRDHTMLGKILGKKVGARGWDKEVVKELFYYAYQCTECRRCSLFCPYGIDTAEITAIVRELLHEVGLGIHWIMDPVKNCSFTGNHLGIKPHSFVEIVEMLADDCETITGIRPKTPFNEKGHEILFITPSGDVFADPGIYTFMGYLMLFHELDLDYTFSTYASEGGNFGSFTTFNMAKKLNAKMYAEAERLGSKWILGGECGHMWRVINQYMDTYNGPSPSHMTTPVSPYTGTVFQNAASTKMVHIAEFTADLIHHNKLNLDPSRNDHIVTTFHDSCNPARGMGLLDEPRYVLNAVCNNFVEMPENTIREQTFCCGAGSGLNTEEIMELRMRSGMPRGNALRYVQEKYGVNHMACVCAIDRATLPPLANYWAPGVNVSGLHELVGNALVMKGESKRTMDLRQEDLPNVVEDDDAPEAQGEGQ; translated from the coding sequence ATGGCAAAATTACCTACGCCGCAAATGCTTGTGTCCAGCCGCCCGGCCTTCCCTGACCAGGACTGGCTCGACACCAAGCCTGAATTTACACCGGGCAGCTTCTGCTATCCGGCCAAGCAAGAAACCATGGAACTTCTGCATATGCCCAATCCCCACGAATGGGATCCGGCGGCAGAAGACTGGAACATGCCCGAAAACTGGGAACAGATTCTGTGCGACGCCTTTGAAGAGCGCCTTGAAAAGCACCGCTCTCTCAAGCTGTTCATGGACATCTGCGTGCGTTGCGGCGCTTGCGCCGACAAGTGCCACTTCTTCCTTGGCACCAACGATCCCAAGAACATGCCCGTGCTGCGCGCCGAACTGCTGCGCTCGCTCTACCGCCGCGACCACACCATGCTGGGCAAGATTCTCGGCAAGAAAGTGGGCGCCCGCGGCTGGGACAAGGAAGTAGTAAAGGAACTCTTCTACTACGCCTACCAGTGTACCGAATGCCGCCGCTGCTCGCTCTTCTGCCCCTACGGCATCGACACGGCCGAAATCACCGCTATCGTACGCGAACTGCTGCACGAGGTGGGCCTTGGCATCCACTGGATCATGGACCCCGTGAAAAACTGCAGCTTCACCGGCAACCACCTTGGCATCAAGCCCCACTCTTTTGTGGAAATCGTGGAAATGCTGGCCGATGACTGCGAAACCATCACCGGTATCCGTCCCAAAACGCCCTTTAACGAAAAGGGCCACGAAATCCTGTTCATCACGCCCTCTGGTGACGTATTTGCCGACCCCGGCATTTACACCTTCATGGGCTACCTGATGCTCTTCCACGAGCTGGATCTCGACTACACCTTCTCGACCTACGCGTCCGAAGGCGGCAACTTCGGCTCCTTTACCACGTTCAACATGGCAAAGAAACTCAACGCCAAAATGTACGCCGAAGCCGAACGTCTGGGTTCCAAGTGGATTCTGGGCGGCGAATGCGGCCACATGTGGCGCGTGATCAACCAGTACATGGACACCTACAACGGGCCGTCGCCCTCGCACATGACGACGCCTGTTTCGCCCTACACGGGCACGGTATTCCAGAACGCGGCCTCCACCAAGATGGTGCACATCGCCGAGTTCACCGCTGACCTGATCCACCACAACAAGCTGAACCTCGACCCCAGCCGTAACGACCATATCGTCACCACGTTCCACGACTCGTGCAACCCCGCACGCGGCATGGGCTTGCTCGACGAACCCCGCTACGTGCTCAACGCCGTGTGCAACAACTTTGTTGAAATGCCCGAGAACACCATCCGCGAGCAGACCTTCTGCTGCGGCGCCGGTTCCGGTCTGAACACCGAAGAAATCATGGAACTGCGCATGCGTTCCGGCATGCCCCGTGGCAATGCCCTGCGCTACGTGCAGGAAAAATACGGCGTCAACCACATGGCCTGCGTGTGCGCCATTGACCGCGCCACCCTGCCCCCGCTCGCCAACTATTGGGCGCCCGGCGTCAATGTGAGCGGCCTGCATGAACTGGTGGGCAATGCCCTTGTCATGAAGGGCGAAAGCAAGCGCACCATGGACCTGCGCCAGGAAGATCTGCCCAATGTGGTAGAGGA